From Butyricimonas paravirosa, one genomic window encodes:
- a CDS encoding O-antigen polymerase, which translates to MNYIISWSVLLLLLPFIVSFFKWKNSERLFANIMSLIFLIRFIPGTSLMAFMPMPLNMLMYYVLYWLLICFASYIVRPTRVYNNMSNHMPIILYAIMGILCCTVLYISGVYAGFRLRLDLGSVYDLRLEARSWDLPVILTYLLPAAVTILPIFLILFWLKNKIIVVGMLTFVILLNFSVNGMKSILFFLVLCFIGYYFYNENKIRLLPWVFILILVSALFEYKFFNTYLIAGFGVIRSLFTPSKIDYYYYDFFQTHEFDYFRQSFLRWFGVSSPYKVDIARIIGNEYYGNIDNSANNGLFSDAYKNFGVIGIFVFPFILVYIFKLLNSCAKGLDFRLLTLPIFVCVTWFSSASFTNVLLTNGILLMMIVLACIPRYNSCNYD; encoded by the coding sequence GTGAATTATATAATTTCATGGAGTGTCTTATTATTATTATTGCCGTTTATTGTTTCTTTTTTCAAATGGAAAAATAGTGAAAGATTGTTTGCTAATATAATGAGTTTGATTTTTTTAATTCGTTTTATTCCTGGAACATCTTTGATGGCGTTTATGCCTATGCCTTTAAATATGTTGATGTATTACGTTTTGTATTGGTTGTTAATTTGTTTTGCTTCTTATATTGTAAGACCAACACGTGTATATAATAACATGTCTAATCATATGCCTATAATATTATATGCTATTATGGGAATATTGTGTTGTACGGTTTTATATATTTCTGGAGTATATGCAGGATTTCGACTTAGATTGGATCTTGGTTCTGTTTATGACTTAAGACTAGAAGCAAGGTCTTGGGATTTACCAGTAATATTAACTTATTTGTTACCAGCAGCGGTGACAATTCTTCCTATATTCTTGATTTTATTTTGGTTAAAGAATAAAATAATCGTGGTCGGAATGTTAACTTTTGTGATTCTATTAAATTTTTCTGTTAATGGAATGAAGAGTATTTTATTTTTTTTGGTTTTGTGTTTTATTGGTTATTATTTCTATAATGAAAATAAAATTAGATTGCTCCCTTGGGTTTTTATTTTAATATTAGTTAGTGCATTATTTGAATATAAGTTTTTTAATACATATCTAATTGCAGGATTTGGTGTTATTAGATCATTATTTACGCCAAGTAAAATAGATTATTATTATTATGATTTTTTTCAAACTCATGAATTTGATTATTTTAGGCAAAGTTTTCTTCGTTGGTTTGGAGTTTCTTCTCCATATAAAGTAGATATTGCTCGTATAATAGGGAATGAATATTATGGTAATATAGATAATAGTGCTAATAATGGATTGTTTTCTGATGCGTATAAAAATTTTGGAGTTATAGGTATTTTTGTTTTTCCATTCATCCTTGTTTATATATTTAAATTGCTAAATTCTTGTGCTAAAGGATTGGATTTTAGATTATTGACATTGCCAATATTTGTTTGTGTAACTTGGTTTTCTAGTGCTTCTTTTACGAATGTTTTGTTAACAAATGGGATATTGTTAATGATGATTGTTTTAGCATGTATTCCTAGGTATAATAGCTGTAATTATGATTAG
- a CDS encoding glycosyltransferase, whose protein sequence is MKKKICHLTSVHSINDSRIFYRECFSLLKNGFNVSYIVPNVEEKCENNIHIIGVHCKKQGRLYRMFIFPRFIYKKALEINADIYHFHDPELMPVGLKLMKAGKKVIYDVHEDIRKKMTSKPYIPTLIGYILNILIGWYEDVCVKKFSGVVCATDFIAKRFYSLNSNVVVVKNYPIINPIDIDVERESNCCVFAGILSENLCIYEMVESLALTKNKIKLYLAGRWSDEKYRLKVMSSRGWKYVDFLGYCSKQKVQELMQRASIGIVLQRDNFVMRQAISTKLFEYMQNILPVISSNLPLHKEINDEFCNQILVDPLVLSEVAGAIDYLIDNVDVAREKGCNGRRAICEKYNWTSEELKLIDLYNRL, encoded by the coding sequence ATGAAAAAAAAAATTTGCCATTTAACTAGCGTTCACTCAATTAATGATAGTCGGATATTTTACAGAGAATGTTTCTCTTTGTTAAAAAACGGGTTTAATGTATCTTATATTGTACCTAATGTGGAAGAAAAATGTGAAAACAATATACATATTATAGGGGTTCATTGTAAGAAACAAGGACGATTATATAGAATGTTTATTTTTCCACGATTTATTTATAAGAAAGCATTGGAAATAAATGCAGATATCTATCATTTTCATGATCCGGAATTAATGCCTGTTGGTTTGAAATTAATGAAAGCGGGTAAAAAAGTTATTTACGATGTTCATGAAGATATTAGAAAGAAGATGACCTCAAAGCCATATATACCAACTCTAATAGGATATATATTGAATATATTAATTGGTTGGTATGAAGATGTATGTGTGAAAAAATTTTCTGGTGTCGTTTGTGCTACTGATTTTATAGCAAAAAGATTTTATAGTTTAAACTCAAATGTTGTTGTAGTAAAAAATTATCCGATAATAAACCCAATAGATATTGATGTAGAAAGAGAATCTAATTGTTGTGTATTTGCAGGAATTCTTTCTGAAAATTTATGTATTTATGAAATGGTAGAGTCATTGGCTTTAACTAAAAATAAGATAAAGTTGTATCTTGCAGGGAGATGGAGTGATGAAAAATATAGATTGAAAGTAATGTCATCTAGAGGTTGGAAATACGTGGATTTTTTAGGGTATTGTTCAAAGCAGAAAGTACAAGAATTGATGCAACGAGCTTCTATTGGCATTGTTTTACAAAGAGATAATTTTGTTATGAGACAGGCAATTAGTACAAAATTATTTGAATATATGCAAAATATTTTACCTGTAATATCTTCTAATTTGCCTTTGCATAAAGAGATTAATGATGAGTTTTGTAATCAAATATTAGTTGATCCGTTAGTGTTGAGTGAGGTTGCTGGAGCAATTGATTATTTGATTGATAATGTAGATGTTGCGCGAGAAAAAGGATGTAATGGAAGAAGAGCGATCTGTGAAAAATATAATTGGACTTCAGAAGAGTTAAAATTAATTGATTTATACAATCGATTATAG